One window from the genome of Cricetulus griseus strain 17A/GY chromosome 2, alternate assembly CriGri-PICRH-1.0, whole genome shotgun sequence encodes:
- the LOC100751198 gene encoding trace amine-associated receptor 4 gives MDAPDLWSPLEAQFCFAVSNNSCPRKARPTFVVCTMYLVMVGAIVMTMLGNLVVIISIAHFKQLHSPTNFLILSMATTDFLLSCVVMPFSMVRSVESCWYFGDLFCKVHSCCDIMLCTTSIFHLCFISVDRYYAVCDPLHYVTKITTPVIEVFLLISWSIPIFFAFGLVFSELNLIGAEDFVAAIDCTGLCVLIFNKLWGVLASFIAFFLPGTVMVGIYIHIFTVARKHARQISTGLGAKQAISESKGKVTSKKESKATKTLSIVMGVFVLCWLPFFVLTIIDPFIDFTTPEDLYNVFLWLGYFNSTFNPIIYGMFYPWFRKALRMIVTGMIFHSDSSTSSLHPAHP, from the coding sequence ATGGATGCACCTGATCTCTGGAGCCCACTAGAAGCACAGTTTTGCTTTGCTGTGTCAAACAATTCCTGCCCCAGGAAGGCAAGGCCAACATTTGTTGTCTGCACTATGTACCTTGTCATGGTTGGAGCAATAGTGATGACCATGCTGGGAAACTTGGTTGTGATTATTTCTATTGCTCACTTCAAACAGCTCCACTCTCCCACCAACTTCCTTATTCTCTCTATGGCCACCACAGACTTCCTGTTGAGCTGTGTGGTCATGCCTTTCAGTATGGTCAGGTCCGTTGAGTCCTGCTGGTATTTTGGAGATCTCTTTTGCAAAGTTCACAGCTGCTGTGACATCATGCTCTGCACTACCTCCATTTTCCACCTCTGCTTCATCTCAGTTGACCGATACTATGCTGTATGTGACCCTTTGCACTATGTCACCAAAATCACCACCCCTGTCATAGAGGTCTTTCTGCTCATCAGTTGGTCCATTCCCATCTTCTTTGCCTTTGGCTTGGTATTCTCAGAATTAAATTTGATTGGGGCTGAGGATTTTGTTGCAGCCATTGACTGTACAGGTTTGTGTGTGTTGATATTTAACAAGCTCTGGGGTGTGCTGGCTTCCTTCATAGCCTTCTTTCTGCCTGGGACAGTCATGGTGGGAATTTACATACACATCTTCACAGTTGCCCGGAAGCATGCCAGGCAGATCAGTACAGGTCTTGGGGCAAAACAGGCCATCTCAGAAAGCAAAGGGAAGGTCACATCCAAAAAGGAAAGCAAGGCCACCAAGACTTTAAGCATCGTCATGGGAGTGTTTGTGCTGTGCTGGCTGCCATTTTTTGTCTTGACAATCATAGACCCTTTCATTGATTTTACAACCCCTGAAGATTTGTATAACGTTTTCCTCTGGCTAGGTTATTTTAATTCCACCTTCAATCCCATCATATACGGCATGTTCTATCCTTGGTTTCGAAAGGCCCTGAGGATGATAGTCACAGGAATGATCTTCCACTCTGACTCTTCTACCTCAAGCCTGCATCCCGCACATCCTTAA
- the LOC100751776 gene encoding trace amine-associated receptor 6, whose protein sequence is MGSNSSPSAALQLCYENVNGSCVKTPYSPASRVILYAVFGCGAVLAVFGNLLVMISILHFKQLHSPTNFLIASLACADFWVGVSVMPFSMVRSIESCWYFGRNFCTFHTCCDVAFCYSSLFHLCFISIDRYIAVTDPLVYPTKFTVSVSGICISISWILPLVYSGAVFYTGVYDDGLEELSSALNCVGGCQVVVNQNWVLIDFLSFFIPTLVMIILYGNIFLVARQQAKKIENIGSKTESSSENYKDRVAKRERKAAKTLGITVVAFMVSWLPYSIDSLVDAFMGFITPAYIYEICVWCAYYNSAMNPLIYALFYPWFKKAIKVIVSGQVFKNSSATMNLFSEQI, encoded by the coding sequence GTAAATGGGTCCTGTGTGAAAACCCCCTACTCGCCTGCATCCCGGGTCATCCTCTACGCAGTCTTTGGCTGTGGGGCTGTGCTGGCAGTGTTTGGAAACCTCCTGGTGATGATATCCATCCTCCATTTCAAGCAGCTGCACTCTCCCACCAATTTCCTCATTGCGTCTCTGGCCTGTGCTGACTTCTGGGTGGGAGTCTCCGTGATGCCCTTCAGCATGGTCAGGTCCATCGAGAGCTGCTGGTACTTTGGGAGAAACTTCTGCACTTTCCACACCTGCTGCGATGTAGCATTTTGTtactcttctctcttccatctgtgcTTCATCTCCATCGACAGGTACATCGCTGTCACTGACCCTCTGGTCTATCCCACCAAATTCACGGTGTCTGTGTCAGGAATTTGCATCAGCATCTCCTGGATTCTGCCCCTGGTGTACAGTGGTGCCGTGTTCTACACAGGGGTCTATGATGATGGCCTGGAGGAATTATCCAGTGCCCTCAACTGTGTAGGAGGGTGTCAGGTAGTTGTGAATCAGAACTGGGTGCTGatagattttctttccttctttataccAACCCTTGTTATGATAATTCTATATGGTAATATTTTTCTGGTAGCTAGGCAACAGGctaaaaagatagaaaatattGGTAGCAAAACAGAATCATCCTCAGAGAATTACAAAGACAGGgtggcaaagagagagagaaaagcagccaAAACCCTGGGAATCACCGTGGTAGCATTCATGGTCTCATGGTTGCCATATAGCATTGATTCATTAGTTGATGCTTTCATGGGATTCATCACCCCAGCCTACATTTATGAGATTTGTGTTTGGTGTGCTTATTACAACTCAGCCATGAATCCTTTGATCTATGCCTTATTTTATCCCTGGTTTAAGAAAGCCATTAAGGTTATTGTGAGTGGCCAGGTGTTCAAGAACAGCTCAGCCACGATGAACTTGTTCTCTGAGCAAATATAA
- the Taar5 gene encoding trace amine-associated receptor 5, with amino-acid sequence MRAVFLPGAEEQPAAFCYQVNGSCARTVHPLAIQVIIYLACTIGVLTTVLGNLFVVFAVSYFKVLHTPTNFLLLSLALADMLLGLLVLPLSTVRSVESCWFFGDFLCRLHTYLDTLFCLTSIFHLCFISIDRHCAICDPLLYPSKVTVRIALRYIVAGWGIPAAYTAFFLYTDVVERGLSQWLEEMPCVGSCQLLFNKFWGWLNFPAFFVPCLIMISLYVKIFVVATRQAQQISSLNQSLAGAVKRERKAAKTLGIAVGIYLVCWLPFTIDTLADSLLNFITPPLVFDIFIWFAYFNSACNPIIYVFSYRWFRKALKLLLSREILSPTIDLYRD; translated from the coding sequence ATGAGAGCTGTCTTCCTCCCAGGTgctgaagagcagccagcagcCTTCTGCTACCAGGTGAATGGGTCATGCGCTAGGACAGTCCACCCTCTGGCCATCCAGGTCATCATCTACCTGGCCTGCACAATAGGTGTGCTGACCACAGTCCTGGGGAATTTGTTTGTGGTGTTTGCCGTCTCCTATTTTAAAGTACTCCACACTCCCACCAACTTTCTGCTGCTCTCCCTGGCCCTGGCTGACATGTTGCTGGGTCTGCTGGTGCTTCCGCTGAGCACGGTACGCTCTGTGGAGAGTTGCTGGTTCTTTGGGGACTTCCTCTGCCGTCTGCATACCTACCTGGACACGCTGTTCTGTCTCACCTCCATCTTCCATCTCTGTTTTATTTCCATTGACCGTCATTGTGCCATCTGCGACCCACTGCTCTATCCCTCCAAGGTGACAGTCAGGATAGCCCTCCGCTACATCGTGGCAGGGTGGGGGATACCGGCCGCCTACACTGCCTTCTTTCTCTACACAGACGTggtagagagagggctcagccagTGGCTAGAAGAGATGCCCTGTGTGGGCAGCTGTCAGCTGCTGTTTAATAAGTTCTGGGGTTGGCTAAACTTCCCTGCATTCTTTGTTCCCTGTCTCATCATGATCAGTTTGTACGTGAAGATCTTTGTGGTTGCTACCAGGCAGGCTCAGCAGATCAGCTCCCTGAACCAAAGCTTGGCTGGGGCTgtcaagagggaaagaaaagccgCCAAGACGCTGGGCATCGCTGTGGGCATCTACCTTGTGTGTTGGCTCCCCTTCACCATTGACACACTAGCTGACAGTCTCCTTAACTTCATCACGCCACCCCTGGTCTTTGACATCTTTATCTGGTTTGCTTATTTCAATTCAGCCTGTAACCCCATCATTTACGTCTTCTCCTACCGGTGGTTTAGGAAGGCACTGAAACTTCTCCTGAGCCGGGAGATCCTCTCGCCAACTATTGATTTGTACCGTGACTGA